The Sulfurospirillum diekertiae genomic sequence ACGACTGCACCTTTGTCTCCTGCGATTTTAGTGAAACCTTTTTCTCATCGTGCAGATTTATAGGGTGTCGTTTTGAAAACTGCAATCTAAGCCTTATGAAACTCACCGACACTAAACTAAACGCTGTTAACTTCTCCTCGTGCAAAATGATCGGGATTGATTGGACGATGGCAAACTGGGAGAGTCTTCTCTCTATCGAGCCCCTCCAGTTTCGAGACTGTCTTCTGGGTGACAGCAATTTTTTTGGCTTAACCTTGAACAAAGTGGTGATGAGTGAATGCCGTATCACCGAAGCTGACTTTCGAAATGCAAAACTCGAAAAATCAGACTTTCGAGGCTCTGACCTCAAAGGTACGCTCTTTGGCAACACCCATCTGGAATACGCCAATTTCACAGATGCAAGTAACACGACGATCGATCTGCGCACCAACCACCTCAAAGGAGCTATTTTTAGCCGATTTGAGGCGCTTTCTTTGCTTGAATTAATGGGAATTGTGTTGGTGTGATTGAGGGCTAAAAATCTTTACATGTAAAGGTTTGGATTAAAAATTTTACTTTTTTTCAAAAATAGATGGATATAAATCATTGATAAAAGCGATATGTCCTTTTTGAGAAATTAGTTTATCTATAACAAAAGAATCTAGTGCGCTATATGCCATTCCCATTCCTTTATAGCCACTCATCTCCTCTAGTGGTGAAATTATTTCACCGACTAGCCATCTTATAGTTTTTCCTACTTTAGAATTAGCCAAAGAAGCAATCTTGTTGCGATAATTATTTAGTTCATTTCTTATTTCTTGCTCATCTTTGAAATCTATAGTTTTTAGCCATTCCCTAAAAGCTTTACATTCAGAACTTTTTTGAATTTCTAATAACTTATGTACATCAACCTTAGCATAATCGTGGGATGTAGTGAATTTTGGGAAATCTTTAATTTCAAAAATTCTTCTTATTTGAGTTTCTTGTTTTTTAGGGGAGTGGTGTTCTTCTATAAAGTTTAACTTATCTTCAAATAAAGAAATTTCGTTCCCCATAAATCCTGAAAGAGCATTATGAAAACTCATCTCTTCAATTTTCATATTTAAAGCTCCTATACCAAGAAGTGCTCTCTCGATAATTTTATGAGAATCTTCTTTGCTTAAATGATATAAGCTTTCTAAATTACTTTCGACTAAAAAATCATCTTCATTTATTTGATGAATGCGAATACTCACATCATCTGATATATTTGTAATTTGAAACATCTGGAATAAAACTTTATTAATATGCCTCATTACTAAATCTTTCCGATGCACTTCTGATTTCATTTGCTCTATTGAAATACTTCCAAATTTTTCAGGTAAATGAGTTAAATTATCAATAACTGCATGTTTAAGTTTTATTTTTTGTTTTGTCGAAATACTTTCAATATCATCGGTAATTTTTAAACAACTACTAATATATTCCTTTTCGTCGGCAGATTGTAATGTAGAAAAAGAAAATGAGCCAAGTGGCAAAACATTTTTCCCTTGATGTGTTCGAATAAATGATTGTCCAATTTGAGCAATCGTATTTGCAGAAGCTTGAATTTTTAACACATCAGAATTAAGTAGCTCCATTAAACCTTCATATCCAAAATAATTGATTAAATATGGTATTTCTTTTAACCTAATGGAATCCAATATATGCGTATCAAACAAAAGAATTCTCTGTAAGAATAAATCGAAATCAAACTTGATCGTATCTTGGTCAATTATTTGTGAACTCCGACCAATAAGTCTATTTTGTAAACTCATATAAAGCCTTCCCTCCTAATCTTTATCATCTTCCTTCCATATTTTAGTATAATCCCAATTATTTTAAGGCAGGCGATGCAGACGATTTACGGTGATAGAGCGAAATGTTACAACTGTTACAGACCCAAAAGCTCGTGCATGTGTAGCCACATCCGCCCCATTGCGACACAGACAAAATTCATCGTCTTAATACACCCCAAAGAGTTTAAAAAAACCAAAAATGGTACGGGGCACTTGACGCATCTATCCTTACCCAACTCTGAGCTTTTTATGGGTATCGACTTTAGTGACAATGCGCGCATCAAAGAGATTATCGCAACATATGAGAGTTTTATACTCTATCCTTCAAAGCATGCCATCAACCTCAGTCATGCAAATCCTCTGGCTGAAAAAGCTTTACATGTAAAGAAGCCCATGGCTATTTTTCTTATTGATTCGACATGGGCATGTTCACTCAAAATGATGCGTGAGAGTAAGAATTTACATGGACTTTCTCACATTAGTTTTGACTCTACGAAACGTTCAGAATTTAAGATCAAAGAGCAACCCCTAGAGTATTGCCTCTCGACCATTGAGTCAACGCTTACAGTCTTGGAACTCCTGAACCAGTGGCAGATCGAAACGATAGCGCAAGAAAAATTAGAAATGTTTCTCACTCCTTTTCACGCGATGATCGACTATCAATTGCATTGCATACAAAATCCTCTGCATCAAGCCGTGAGATTCAAACCTAAAAAATCCTAACTGCGCTATAATTTTTAAAAAATAGAAGGATATTTTTTGCGCAAAATTATTCCCTTTTTGATGCTTTTACTACTCGCTACACTTCCCCTTCAAGCGATGCCAGACGATGCTGTTTTAAAAAAAAATGATAGGTCACATGCTCGTTGTTGGCTTTGATGATGCAACGATTGATGCGCAAAGTACCATCGTTAAAGACCTACAAAACTATGAACTGGGTGGGGTTATTTTATTTGATAGGTTTTACCGTGATAGAGAGCGTACAAAAAATATTAGCTCTCCCGCACAGCTGAGAGAACTTACCAAACAACTGAAACATTACGCGACAAAACCGCTTCTCATCTCCATCGACCAAGAGGGTGGCAGAGTGGCAAGGCTCAAAGCGCGTGATGGGTTCGAAGAAATTCCCTCCGCGTTTGCACTTTCTAAAATGTCGCTTGAACAGACCAAAGAGGTTTACACACATATGGCAGAAATGCTCAAAGAGCATGGCATCAACTGTGATTTCGGACCTGTGGTGGATTTGGCGTTGAACCCAGAAAATAGAGTCATCTTTAAACTAGAGCGCTCGTACGGCAAAGAGAGTGCCATAGTCGTGCAATACGCCACTGTGTTTATCAATGCGCTCAGAGAAAAAGGCGTTATCAGTGTGCTTAAACATTTACCAGGGCATGGCTCTTCCTTAGGTGACTCGCACGAAGGTTTTGTTGATGTGACTCAAACATGGAGCGAAAAAGAGCTAGAGCCGTACCAAAAGCTCATCAACACGAACAGTGTCTCTATGATCATGTCCGCGCATGTCTATAACGCAAAGCTCGATAACACTTACCCCGCAACGCTTTCTTACACCATAAACACTCAACTTTTAAGAGAAAAAATGCACTACACAGGTGTACTCATCAGCGATGATTTACAGATGGAAGCGATTGCAAAGTATTACACGCTTAAAGATACCGTGACCTTAGCAATTAACTCAGGCATTGATATGCTTCTCTTTGGAAACCAACTTTCAAAAACGAAAACCGACGAGATCGTCGAAACTATTTTGGCACAAGTCAAAAACGGTGCCATCCCACTTGAGCGTATCACTAAGGCCAATGAACGCATTGCAAGATTAAAGTTCTAAAAATAATTTTACATGTAAGGACAACCATGCGCTATCTCAAACACTTAAGCCTACTACTACTTTTGAGCTTTTTGGTAGGCTGTGCCCCCATGCCGAACCTACCGCAAAGCGATGATGAAGGCGCAACTTCGGCACTGTATGAGCGCTCTTTTGAGACGCATGTTCCCAATGTTGCCATGCTCAATCTCTTTTTCACCCAAATGCCCAAAGGTGGTGACTTGCACCACCACTATACGGGTTCTATTTATGCCGAAACGTACCTTGAATGGGTGAAAAACAAAGGTTGGTTTATCGACTCATGTACTTTCAAAATTGTTAAAGTCAAAGGCAATGAAACCTGTAAAAGTGTCAGCGTGGATGAACTCATCTCCAATGATACGCTCTATCGTAAACTGCTCACACTCTGGTCTGACAAAGACTTCGACAACCACAGCCATGAGCAACTCCCGCCCGATAGCAACTTTTTCAACACCTTTGGTTATTTTTCACCGATCTCTGATCAATATATGGACGTGGGACTGAACATCATCAAAGAGCGTGCACTCAATGAAAATGTCTCCTACATCGAAACCATGCTCTCGCGTGTGGGCGTCAATAGTGCTGAATTTTTCAGCGCCGAAGAAGCCAAAAATATCAATGCCGCCCTTCGCCATGCCACCACGCAAGAAGAGGTCAACGCTCTGTTAGATCGCATCAGTACGGTTTATACACAAAACCAATCCTTTGACGCAAAAGTGCACCATTTTGTCAGCGAGGTAGAACACCGACATGAAGGCATCGACACCGAAAACTTTACGATGCGCTTTCAAACCTATGCGGTGAGAGTGCTCGAACCACTTCAAGTCTATACCGATCTACTTGCGGGCTACAAAGCCGTACTTAGCTCACCGCTTATCGTGGGTGTGAACATCGTAGCACCAGAGAACAACACTGTGGCGATCAACGACTACACCCTTCATATGCGTATGTTCAACTACCTCGTAAGTCACTATCCACAAGTGCCTCACTCCCTTCACGCGGGAGAGCTGACCATTGGTATGGTGGAGCCAAAAGAGCTTCTCTTTCACATTACCCAAGCGCGTAAAATCGCAGGGGCAGATCGCATTGGGCATGGTGTGGATATTGCCTATGAAAAAGAGTCACTCTCGCTTCTTAAAGAGCTCAAAGAGCATGCCGCCGTGGAAATCAACCTCTCAAGCAATGAGTTCATCTTAGGCGTCGCAGGTAAGGAACACCCTTACACCATTTATGCCGCTTATGGCGTGCCTATCGTCATTTCTACGGACGATTCAGGCGTTTCGAGGGATAACTTGGCGCATGAGTATGTTCTACTTGCCAGTCGTTACCACCCAAGTTACGCCACCATTAAAACATATGTGTATAACAGCATCAATTATTCATTTTTAACACCTGCGGAAAAAGCTAAAGTAAAAATACAACTGGATAAAAAGTTTGAAGTATTTGAGAGAGAGATGAGTACGTTAGCAAAGAATTTGAAATAGAGGTTATTTTTTAAAAGAGACAAAGCTAGAAATTTGGCTTTGTCTCTTTACATGTAAAGCATTACCCAAACGCCAACCACACACCCACACCGAGCATCAAAGTACCTGCAATGCGGTTCATCAGCCTGACATTATTGCTTTTTTGCAGAAACTTACGCATGGTGCTACCGCCACTCGCGTAGATAATCAAACAGATAAATTCAAGCACTAAAATAATGGCTAAAAGCACCGACACCTGAGGAATCAGCGGCTTAGTTTGGTTGATAAAAGGCGGTAAAAGTGCGATGAAAAACGCCCACCCTTTAGGATTGGCAATGGCTGTGACAAAACCTTGCGTAGCTAAAGAAGCAGCAGAAATCGTGGCAGAACATTCGGTTTTTGAAAGTGCCATCTTGCCACGATTGAGCCAAAGTTGTAACCCCAAATAACCTAAGTAAAGTCCACCCGCGTACTTGAAAATCGTAAAGATATCAGGATGGTTGATCATAATTGCTGCCACACCAATCACCGAAGAGAGCGCTACAATCGCCACACCGACCAGTTCACCTGCCATCATATAAAACGTGCGCTTGAGCCCAATACTCATACCCAAACTCATTGCGAGTGTCATACACATGCCTGGCGTTACCGAGACAAAAAAGAAGGTGGGAAGAAAAATCGCCATAATTGAAAAATCAACTGCAGAAGCCACGTCAAATCCTTTAAAATAAAGAAGAATTATACCTCATCTTGTAACTGACCTTATACACTTAGTAAAAGTACCAAAGGTGCGTGGGCATTCCGCCGAGGAAAACTCAGTGTTAACGTAGTGTTTAGAGCTTTGCTTTAAACACGTGTTCAGAATAAAAAATGGAAGTTAATTTTAAACAGTTTCATTTAATTTCAAAAAAGTTTCGTAAAATAAATAAAACACGAAAGGGCTCTATTATGACCGTATCGGAAGCACTCAAAACACGAAAATCCACACGCGCTTTTTTACCCCAAGAGGTTTCGCAAACACTCATCGAAGCGATTTTGAACGATGCCAAACATGCACCTTCTGGTGTCAATATGCAACCGTGGCGTGTGTGTGTCGTCAGTGGAGACAAAAAACGTACATTAGAAACCAAAGTCATCGAAGCCTTTGAGCGTGGCGCCAAAGAGGTCATGGACTATGCCTACTACCCTTCCTCTTGGGAAGAACCTTATAAAAGTCGCCGAAAAGAGACAGGACTTTTGATGTACGCCACGCTAGGCATTTCCAAAGAGGATAAACAAAAGCAGATCGAGCAATGGAAACTCAACTACCGCGCCTTTGATGCACCCGTGGTATTCTACTTTTTTATCGACTCACGCTTAGAAAAAGGCTCTTATCTCGACTATGGCATGTTTTTGCAGTCCATTATGCTAAGCGCTACGGAAAAAGGACTAGCGTCCTGCCCACAAGCCGCACTTGCCGAATTCCCAAGCATTGTAAAACATGAACTTGGCATCACTGAAACTATGCTCTTACTTGGCGGTATGGCACTGGGTTACGAAGATACAAGCGCCCTTATCAACAGCTACCGAACACCTCGCATTAGTCTTGAGGAGTTTGTAACCTTTCATTCTTAAGCGCTTTGGCTGTGTCATAGACCAGTTCGTAATAGTCATTGTTATTGAACGAAAACTCTTGAATCATCTCAAGTCCAATTTTTTTCGTATGTGCGGCATAGGAGCGCGTGTTTATTTTGTTGATAAATGTCACCAAAATGGGGTACTTTTTTGACATCTGCTCTCGTGCAAAATCAAAGATGGCTTCCAGTACACCACTGCCTCGCACACTTTTATCAACACAAACGGGTCCATACTGATAGGAGTTTTCAGGTGTTATTTTTTGTCCCAAATACTCAAGATTCACTAAGTCATCCATCATGTACGCGAAAATCGGCCAAGAAGCTAAAAATTGCCATGAGGCAGACATGACATACGCCACCACCTCACCCTCGCTAATGGCGATGAAAAGCCCTTGCTCTTCGTTGATGAGTTTGGTTAACTCCTCTTTGGTGAGAGCAGTGGTGACAAAACCATCTTTTTTATCTTCCTCTTGAATCGTACTGATCTGGTATTTCGCGTGGAGTTTTAAAACGTTGTCGATGTCACTAAGTTCGGCTATTTTGAGCTGCATAAAGTATCCTTGTCTATCATTGTGCCCAAGTATAACGCAAAGTATCCTCTAGTGCAATCCAAAAATTGCTCTTTTTGAAGAGGTGTCTTCGAAAAAATCTTTACATGTAAAATGCTACAATTCCTTTATGAAAATCACCATCCTACCCTACACAGACGCATGCGCTACCGAAATCACAGACTTGCACCATGCTTGCGTGCATGCGATCGACCCACATATTTATTCACGCGAACAGCAAGAAGCATGGGCGCACACACCACCCAATTATCCCTATTGGGTCAAACGACTTGCCCTTAAAAAACCGTTTATGGCGATGGTGGAAGCAACCATTGTAGGCTTTATAGAACTCGAAGATAACGGGCATATCGACTGTGCCTACACCCATCCAGCGTATCAAAAACGTGGCGTGATGAGCGAGCTTTTTGCGTATACCCAAAATTTGGCAGAGCAAAAAGGCATAAAACGTTTATACCTCGAAGCCTCCATCGTGGCAAAACCTTTTTTTGAAAAACGAGGTTTTAAAACACTTCATCGCAATGAAATCAAGAGAAATGGGCAGATGATCGTCAATTTTTCGATGGAGAAAATGCTCAGCTGAATCTTTACATGTAAAACTATTTTAAACTCTTTTCTTCTTGTTCTTATAACGTGTTCGTACTATAATCGTCCTAACCCTATCGTAATAAGGAATGAACATGTATTTACTATTGGTTGCAAGTCTCAATGAAAATATGAAGTTGGCACAAAGAATAGAAAAAAGCCTAGAAACACTGGGTATAAAAAGTCAAATCATCAATTTAATCGATTTGAACATCACCTTGTATGACTCTTCAAAAGAGGTCAATGATGGCATTCCAAGCAAAATCCTTGAACTCTCAAACACTATGAAAACCGCCACAGGCTACATCGTCGTATCGCCCGAATACAACTACTCCATTCCACCGTCCCTTAGCAATGTCATCGCGTGGCTATCTAGAAGCGGTGAAGATTTTAGAGAACTCTTTGCACTCAAATACGTCCAACTCGCCACCCACTCTGGCGTGGGAGGAAATGATGTCTGCAACGCGATGCGTTTACAGTTTTCAAAACTCGGAGCCATCGTCGCACCTAGAGAGATTATAACGACACCTAACAAAGAAGTCGAAGAGGGAAGTTTAAAGAGAATTTTGACACAGTTTGTGGGAATTTCACAGAAATAAGGGTGGTTTTGAGATAGCAAAAGAAAGGATCAATTTTTACATGTAAAGTTGCCATTTCTTTCTTATTGTATATTTAATTGACTTATATATAATTGTCTTGACAATTATATATTCGATGGCTATAATTCATTGCAAGGAGTTACAATGAAATTTGATATGGACAATTCTCTAGGTTTTATTCTTAATAAAACTGCCCTACTTTCCAAAGTCAACTTTAATAATTATCTTAAAAAGTATGACATTTCACCTGAACAATGGTCGCTCATTTTTCGCGTTGTCGAACGTAGTGGTCTTACACAAAAAGAACTTTCAGATTCAACCTACAAAGATCAAGCGAATATCACTCGAAGTATTGATCGTTTAGAACAAAAAGGATTTTTAAAACGTATTGAAAATCCAAATGATCGTAGATCTTTTCAACTTATTCCTACACAAGAAGCCCTAACGTTAGTCGAATATGTGGCACCTCTTTCGCAAGCATTTAATCAACGCCTCACACAAGGATTTAGCGAAGAAGAAGCACACACACTCATTGTGTTACTCAAAAAAGTTCATGATAATTTAGAAGGAGAACCATCATGCTAACCAATAAAACCGTTTTAATCACTGGCGCAAACGGCGGGCTGGGACTGGCGTTGCTCAAAGAAGCGCTTGCTCACAATGCCAAAAAAATTCATGCGTGCGTACGCAATGTTGAAAATGCGACAGCATTAAAAGCGCTTGATCCTAGAGTGGAAATTCATAGCCTTGTCACAACCGATCATCAGAGCGTGCAAAATCTAGCCGATAGTATCAGCGAAATTAATATTTTGATTAACAATGCCGGCGTCAATAGTGAAAAAAGAGTTTTTGAACCATGCCGAAGCGATTTTGAAACCAACGTTTTTGGAACACTCAATATGTGTCAGGCCTTTGAAAACAAGATTGCCAAAAATGGTGCCGTGATCACTATAACGTCCATTTTAGCGTTGGTAAATTTACCCATTATGGGGTTATACTCTGCATCCAAAAGTGCGCTTCATTCGATCACACAAGCCTTACGAGCAGAATTTGCCTTAAAACAGATCGACGTTTACGAAGCATTCCCAGGGCCAATGGATACCAAAATGTCCCAAAATCAACACCTTGATAAAGCCAAACCTGAAGATATAGCACGAGAAATTTGGGCAGGATACAAAGCAAAAAGATTTGAAATTTATCCGGACATTGCATCCAAAGGCATTAAAGAAGGACTCCTTCACGATCCAGAAGCTGTTGCGGACGAGTGTGCAAAATCTCTTTTAGCATAACTTACATGTAAGGAAAAATCCTTACATGTAAAACCCTCTTACTCCTCGATTTTCTGCATCCGATAGTACAAAACAGGAATCACCAAAAGCGTCAAAATCGCCGAACTTACCACGCCACCGATCATCGGGGCGGCGATGCGTTGCATGACTTCGCTTCCGACACCGTTTAACCACATGATCGGTAAAAGTCCGCCGAGGATGGCAAACACAGTCATCAGTTTGGGGCGGACTCTCAGCACCGCGCCTTCAAAGATGGCTTCTTGCACTGCTTCTTTGGTTCTAACTTTTACATGTAAAATGGCTTCTTCAAGATAGATGATCATCACGATCGCCGTCTCCACCGCGATGCCGATGAGTGCTAAAAAGCCTACGATGACGGCAATGGAGAGGTTGAAATTCAGATAATCAACATACAAAAATCCACCTACAGCCGCAAGCGGTAAGGTCAAAAAGACCAAAAGCGCATTTTTAAACGAGCCTAGTCCTAAGTAGATGAGCATAAACGTGACCAAAAGTGTGAGCGGAAGAATGAACTGCAAGCGCTCCATAGCACTCTCTAAGTATTCGCTCTCCCCTGCCCAACCGATGTAAAAACCTGTTGGAAGCTCCACGCTCTCTTTGAGGATTTTGCTCGCTTCTTCTTTATAGGTTTTAGACGAAAAACCCTCTTTGAGTGTAATGTAGATGTAGTTGACTTTCTTGCCCATCTCAGACTTGAGCTCACTTGCCCCCACATCGTAACCAAGCTCCACAAAATGCCCAAGACGTTGAAATCCGTACGGTGTTTTGATGGTCAATTCACTGATGGCATTAATATCTTTACGACTCTCTTCTTCCAGTCTTAGCGTGATCGCATAGCGTTCGATGCCTTGGTAAAGTGTGGTCACTTTTGAACCACCGATGGCACTGTCCACAAAGTTTAGAACATCGTCTTTGGTAAGTCCATACGCGGCGATATTTTCAGGTTTGAGCGTCATATTGAGGTAGTAGCCGCTGTTCGCTTTGTCCGCAAAAACACTTTTAGTTCCCTCATAGTTGGCAAGCACACTGGCAATTTTATTGGCATTGTCTTCTAGCGCTTGGTCATTGTCGCCATACAGTTTGATGCCAAGCGGCGTTCGTATACCTGTGATGAGCATGTCGATGCGCCCACGAATCGGATATGTCCATGAATTGACAAGCCCCGTCATTTGAAGCTGTTCGTTCATCTCATCTCGAAGCTTTTCATACGTCATGCCCGCTCTCCACTGCTCTTTGGGTTTGAGCTGTATGATCGTCTCGATCATCGAAAGGGGAGCTGGGTCAGTCGCACTCTCCGCTCGTCCTGCTTTGGCAAACGTGCTTTCCACTTCGGGAAAGCTTTTGATGATCTCATTACTTTTTTGCGCGTACTCTTTGGCTAACTCGATGCTAATGCCAAAAGGAGTGACAGGCATATACATAAAGGTCTGCTCATTCAGAGGTGGCATAAACTCCCAACGCTGTTTGGTGAACGTATGATAACCGAGT encodes the following:
- a CDS encoding pentapeptide repeat-containing protein is translated as MTSLSITDKMDVFAENFTGVNLCKQKITKAEFDDCTFVSCDFSETFFSSCRFIGCRFENCNLSLMKLTDTKLNAVNFSSCKMIGIDWTMANWESLLSIEPLQFRDCLLGDSNFFGLTLNKVVMSECRITEADFRNAKLEKSDFRGSDLKGTLFGNTHLEYANFTDASNTTIDLRTNHLKGAIFSRFEALSLLELMGIVLV
- a CDS encoding tRNA-uridine aminocarboxypropyltransferase; amino-acid sequence: MCSHIRPIATQTKFIVLIHPKEFKKTKNGTGHLTHLSLPNSELFMGIDFSDNARIKEIIATYESFILYPSKHAINLSHANPLAEKALHVKKPMAIFLIDSTWACSLKMMRESKNLHGLSHISFDSTKRSEFKIKEQPLEYCLSTIESTLTVLELLNQWQIETIAQEKLEMFLTPFHAMIDYQLHCIQNPLHQAVRFKPKKS
- a CDS encoding glycoside hydrolase family 3 protein — encoded protein: MLVVGFDDATIDAQSTIVKDLQNYELGGVILFDRFYRDRERTKNISSPAQLRELTKQLKHYATKPLLISIDQEGGRVARLKARDGFEEIPSAFALSKMSLEQTKEVYTHMAEMLKEHGINCDFGPVVDLALNPENRVIFKLERSYGKESAIVVQYATVFINALREKGVISVLKHLPGHGSSLGDSHEGFVDVTQTWSEKELEPYQKLINTNSVSMIMSAHVYNAKLDNTYPATLSYTINTQLLREKMHYTGVLISDDLQMEAIAKYYTLKDTVTLAINSGIDMLLFGNQLSKTKTDEIVETILAQVKNGAIPLERITKANERIARLKF
- a CDS encoding LysE family translocator; its protein translation is MASAVDFSIMAIFLPTFFFVSVTPGMCMTLAMSLGMSIGLKRTFYMMAGELVGVAIVALSSVIGVAAIMINHPDIFTIFKYAGGLYLGYLGLQLWLNRGKMALSKTECSATISAASLATQGFVTAIANPKGWAFFIALLPPFINQTKPLIPQVSVLLAIILVLEFICLIIYASGGSTMRKFLQKSNNVRLMNRIAGTLMLGVGVWLAFG
- a CDS encoding nitroreductase; its protein translation is MTVSEALKTRKSTRAFLPQEVSQTLIEAILNDAKHAPSGVNMQPWRVCVVSGDKKRTLETKVIEAFERGAKEVMDYAYYPSSWEEPYKSRRKETGLLMYATLGISKEDKQKQIEQWKLNYRAFDAPVVFYFFIDSRLEKGSYLDYGMFLQSIMLSATEKGLASCPQAALAEFPSIVKHELGITETMLLLGGMALGYEDTSALINSYRTPRISLEEFVTFHS
- a CDS encoding GNAT family acetyltransferase — encoded protein: MQLKIAELSDIDNVLKLHAKYQISTIQEEDKKDGFVTTALTKEELTKLINEEQGLFIAISEGEVVAYVMSASWQFLASWPIFAYMMDDLVNLEYLGQKITPENSYQYGPVCVDKSVRGSGVLEAIFDFAREQMSKKYPILVTFINKINTRSYAAHTKKIGLEMIQEFSFNNNDYYELVYDTAKALKNERLQTPQD
- a CDS encoding GNAT family N-acetyltransferase — translated: MSSKKSLHVKCYNSFMKITILPYTDACATEITDLHHACVHAIDPHIYSREQQEAWAHTPPNYPYWVKRLALKKPFMAMVEATIVGFIELEDNGHIDCAYTHPAYQKRGVMSELFAYTQNLAEQKGIKRLYLEASIVAKPFFEKRGFKTLHRNEIKRNGQMIVNFSMEKMLS
- a CDS encoding NADPH-dependent FMN reductase; protein product: MYLLLVASLNENMKLAQRIEKSLETLGIKSQIINLIDLNITLYDSSKEVNDGIPSKILELSNTMKTATGYIVVSPEYNYSIPPSLSNVIAWLSRSGEDFRELFALKYVQLATHSGVGGNDVCNAMRLQFSKLGAIVAPREIITTPNKEVEEGSLKRILTQFVGISQK
- a CDS encoding MarR family winged helix-turn-helix transcriptional regulator, producing MKFDMDNSLGFILNKTALLSKVNFNNYLKKYDISPEQWSLIFRVVERSGLTQKELSDSTYKDQANITRSIDRLEQKGFLKRIENPNDRRSFQLIPTQEALTLVEYVAPLSQAFNQRLTQGFSEEEAHTLIVLLKKVHDNLEGEPSC
- a CDS encoding SDR family NAD(P)-dependent oxidoreductase — translated: MLTNKTVLITGANGGLGLALLKEALAHNAKKIHACVRNVENATALKALDPRVEIHSLVTTDHQSVQNLADSISEINILINNAGVNSEKRVFEPCRSDFETNVFGTLNMCQAFENKIAKNGAVITITSILALVNLPIMGLYSASKSALHSITQALRAEFALKQIDVYEAFPGPMDTKMSQNQHLDKAKPEDIAREIWAGYKAKRFEIYPDIASKGIKEGLLHDPEAVADECAKSLLA